Proteins encoded together in one Lathyrus oleraceus cultivar Zhongwan6 chromosome 5, CAAS_Psat_ZW6_1.0, whole genome shotgun sequence window:
- the LOC127087069 gene encoding uncharacterized protein LOC127087069 isoform X2, whose amino-acid sequence MLICLQSNSLLTVNVSGQLNSHSQYYSQNSEISQQTPVQKLLSKAIVFPLIDITKLSEVGTIRLDIHSQRLLAVPKLHSCVKMRRKSLGWN is encoded by the exons ATGTTGATTTGCCTTCAATCAAACAGTTTATTGACAG TTAATGTTTCAGGCCAACTAAATTCTCATTCTCAATACTACTCACAAAATTCTGAAATTTCTCAACAAACTCCTGTTCAAAAGTTACTCTCAAAGGCCATTGTGTTTCCTCTTATTGACATTACAAAACTTAGTGAG GTTGGTACTATCAGGCTTGACATTCATTCCCAAAGGTTGCTCGCGGTTCCAAAGCTCCATTCTTGTGTGAAGATGAGGCGGAAATCTTTAG GCTGGAATTGA
- the LOC127087069 gene encoding uncharacterized protein LOC127087069 isoform X1, translating to MYNIIKLYINVDLPSIKQFIDSIPKELLVNVSGQLNSHSQYYSQNSEISQQTPVQKLLSKAIVFPLIDITKLSEVGTIRLDIHSQRLLAVPKLHSCVKMRRKSLGWN from the exons ATGTACAACATAATTAAGTTGTACATCAATGTTGATTTGCCTTCAATCAAACAGTTTATTGACAG CATCCCTAAAGAATTGTTAGTTAATGTTTCAGGCCAACTAAATTCTCATTCTCAATACTACTCACAAAATTCTGAAATTTCTCAACAAACTCCTGTTCAAAAGTTACTCTCAAAGGCCATTGTGTTTCCTCTTATTGACATTACAAAACTTAGTGAG GTTGGTACTATCAGGCTTGACATTCATTCCCAAAGGTTGCTCGCGGTTCCAAAGCTCCATTCTTGTGTGAAGATGAGGCGGAAATCTTTAG GCTGGAATTGA